The Metabacillus litoralis genome contains a region encoding:
- a CDS encoding DegV family protein, whose translation MNVHILADSASDLPIEYFQENSITFLPLSVELNGKQLEDQREIKPKQIYEEMRQGTVVKTSQITPSLFKDVFTELAKKGTPSLYVAFSSELSGTYQTAMMMRNEVLEEYPDFKLTIIDSKCASLGCGLAVKFAVELAKNGKTLEEIENAVKTYCQKVEHIFTVDNLEYLARGGRISKASAFVGGLLNIKPLLHVEDGKLIPLEKIRGRKKVFKRIIEIMKERGVNLQNQTIAISHGDDEESANEMKALIQEEFQPKDIYINYVGAVIGAHSGPGTLAIFFLNDEL comes from the coding sequence ATGAATGTTCACATTTTAGCTGACAGTGCATCTGATTTGCCAATTGAATATTTTCAGGAAAATTCAATTACTTTTCTTCCTTTAAGTGTTGAACTAAATGGGAAGCAACTGGAGGATCAAAGAGAAATAAAACCTAAACAAATTTATGAAGAAATGCGGCAAGGTACCGTAGTTAAAACATCTCAAATTACTCCATCTTTATTTAAGGATGTTTTTACTGAGCTTGCTAAAAAGGGGACACCTAGTTTATATGTTGCGTTTTCATCCGAACTCTCAGGTACATACCAAACAGCCATGATGATGCGAAATGAAGTGTTAGAAGAGTACCCCGATTTTAAATTGACAATTATTGATTCAAAATGCGCATCTCTCGGCTGTGGTCTTGCCGTTAAGTTTGCTGTTGAGCTTGCAAAGAATGGAAAAACGTTGGAAGAAATTGAAAACGCTGTAAAAACCTATTGTCAAAAGGTTGAGCATATCTTCACCGTTGACAATCTAGAATACTTAGCCCGCGGCGGACGAATTAGCAAAGCTTCAGCATTTGTTGGCGGTTTATTAAATATTAAGCCATTACTTCATGTTGAAGATGGGAAGCTTATCCCTCTTGAGAAAATACGTGGACGTAAAAAAGTATTTAAACGAATAATTGAAATCATGAAAGAACGTGGAGTAAATCTCCAAAATCAAACAATCGCGATAAGTCACGGTGATGATGAGGAGTCCGCAAATGAAATGAAAGCACTGATTCAAGAAGAATTTCAACCTAAGGATATTTATATAAACTATGTAGGTGCTGTTATTGGTGCCCATTCAGGACCAGGGACACTAGCGATTTTCTTTTTAAATGATGAGCTTTAA